In Salinibaculum sp. SYNS191, the genomic window CGCTCGACGCCGACGAGCGCCGCTTCGCGGTCGCTGCCTTCGTGGGAACCGTCGCCCGGCTTCTCATCACGCTCGCGCTGGCGGCCGGGGTGCTCGCGACGCTCTGAGAGTCCGTGATAGCACTTCTCAGTACTGCTTTAAGCTGTCAGCGAACCTCTCTATTACTATGTCTACGGACGTACACACCACAGAGACAGTCGCAACCGAGATGCCGATCAGCACTGGCGACGCGGTTCCGGGCCGGGAAATCGTCGAGACGCTCGGCATCGCCCGCGGGAACACCGTCAGGGCGCGCAACGTCGGCCGCGACATCACGCAGGGCCTGCGAAACCTCGCCGGCGGCGAACTGAAGGCGTACTCGACGCTGCTGTCGGCCGCCCGCGACGAAGCGCTGGAACGGATGCAGGACGACGCTGCGGAGATGGGGGCCGACGCCGTCGTCACCGTGCGCATGGAGACCTCCCAGATTACAAACGGCGGCAGCGAGGTCATCGCCTACGGGACCGCCGTCCGACTCGACTAGCCCCGTCGTCGCGCTCTATCCGTCCGCCACCGTCCCGCCCCTGACCGTCCCAGAGTGCGGGGGCGGGAGCAGGACCGCCGTGTCGGGGTGGTCGCGTCGCCACTCCTCCCAGGTCGCCACCGTCGAGGGCACGATGTCGAGCGTCCGACGCGCCATCGGCCCGCAGATTGCTTTCGCCAGAATCTGGCTCCAGTAGCTGCCGCTCACGTCGTCGACCAGGACGACGTTGCCGCTGTGGCGCAGCGGGGCCTCGCCGCCGCGCCGTCGTGCCCCGAAGGTCCGCCCCTCCCGCTCGGCGACGGCCTCCTGCAACTGCGGTGCCGCCCAGAGCAGTCCGGTGGCGTCGAACGTCGCCACCGTCCCGTCGAGCCTCCGGTCGGCGACCATGCCGCTCCGGCAGAGCGGGCAGTACGTGACCAGGACCGGTCGCCCGGCCAGGCGGTCGTTGACGGCCTCGTGGTACCACAGCACCGACAGCGGGTACGCGCGGGCAGTCCCGCCGTCGGCCAGTCCGATGACCGTCGCGTCGGGGGCGAGTCCGGGCCCGTCGCCGAGTCGATACCGCGCGTCGACGGCGTGTGCCCGCCACCCGCCGGCCGTCGCCGGGTCGGTGATGACGTCGATGCCCGGGTTCTCCTTCCGTTCCTCCTCGCAGATGTCGGGCGGGAATCCGAGCCGACCCAGCGGTCCCTCCAGCCGGCGCGGCGTTGCGGTGTCCCCGTTCCCGGCGACGGTCTCCCGACGCGTCGCTGCCGGTGCGAGACACCCGGCGAGGCCGCCCGCAGCGGCCAGTGACGCGAGGAACCGCCGTCGCTCCATAGCACTGACTACGCCGGGCGAGGGCTTGAGAACGTCGCGCGGTGACGGCCGGGACACACAGCCGGCGTCGACGGGTGTACCCGCCCGTGGCCGGCCTCAGCAGATCGGTTTCGGGTCGAACCCCATCGCGTCGAGTCGGCTGGCGTAGTCGTCGTAGGCCGCGTCGACGGTCCCCGTGACGGCCGTCGCCGCCCGGTCCCAGTCAGCGTCGTCCTCGCAGACGGCGTCGAGCGCGTCCTGGCCGGCGGCCAGCACGTCGTCCGTCGCCCCGCGGAGGTCCCGGAACAGGTCCGCCCGGGCCGTGTCGGCCTCGTTGACGAAGAAGCTCACCGACTGGAGAAAGAGGCGGTCGAGGACCAGCGGCAGGGCGACGGCGGCAGTCGCGACCCGCTCGACGTCGCCGTCGGCCTCCAGCGTCAGGAAGGGCACGTCGACGGCGGCGATGTCGGCCGTACTCACCTCGTCGTCGAGTTCGGCCACCACCCGGTCGCGCGCGTCGCCGAGCGTCTCCGCCGCCGTCTGGAGCACGTCGGCGGCAGCGTCGGCAGTGGCGGCGTCGCTCCACGACGCGACCGTCTCGCTGGCCTCTGCCAGCACCGCCGCCGCGGTCACCAGCACCGCGTCTGTCTCCAGGCGCGCCTCCGTCGCCGCCAGCAGCGCCTTCTCCGAGCCGAGCCTGTCCAGTTCCGTCTGACCGTCCTCGCGGACGCGGTCGAGCAGGGCAGCACCGTCCATACTGCACCGTTTGCGTGCCATCCTCTTATACCGGGTGGCACCCGCCCGCCCGATTTATCCACCTCACCCCCGTACGGTGAGCCATGAGCGAGGACAGCTATCCGGACCCGCCGACGGACGTGCCGGCAGTCGACCCCGCGACGCTCCAGTCGTGGCTCGACGCGGGCGAGCCGGTCCGGCTGCTCGACGTCCGCGACCGGGACGAACTCGACCAGTGGCGCATCGAGGGCGACTCGGTCACGGCCACGCACATCCCCTACGCGAAGTTCATGGCGGCCAAAGTCAGGGACACCGTCGCCGACCTGGGTGCCGACGTCGACGGCGACGGGCCCATGACCGTCGTCTGCGGCCGCGGCGAGGCCAGCGACTTCGTCGCCGGCCTGCTGACGGAGGCGGGGTTCGACGCCCGGAACCTCGCCGGCGGGATGGACGCCTGGGGACAGCTCTACCAGGCCACCGAACTGTCGACCGACGGCGCGACCGTCGTCCAGTACCGCCGCCCCTCCAGCGGTTGCCTGGCCTACATGGTCGTCGACGGCGACGAAGCGGTCGTCGTCGACCCGCTGGCGGCCTTCACTGACCGCTACGTCGCCGACGCCGAGGAGCGCGGTGCGGAGGTCGTCGCAGTCGTGGACACGCACGTCCACGCCGACCACGTCAGCGGCCTGCGCGCGCTCTCGGAGGCGACGGGCGCACGGCGCGTCCTCCCCGAGGCGGCCGTCGAGCGCGGCGTCACCTTCGACGCGGAGACGATCGCCGACGGCGACGAGATTCCGGTCGGCGGGACGGCCATCCAGGTCCGCGCGCTCCCGGGGCACACCACCGGCATGGCAGGGCTGGTCGTCGGGGGCGTGTTGCTCTCCGGCGACTCGCTGTTCCTCGACAGCGTCGCCCGCCCGGACCTCCAGGACGGGACCGACATCGAGAGCCTCGCGCGGGACCTGTACGCCTCGCTGACCGAGCGACTGGCGGACCTGCCCGACGGGACCGTACTGGCTCCGGGCCACTACGACGACGGCGACGAGCGCGCGGGCGACGGGAGCTACACCGCGTTGCTGGGCGACGTGCGCGAACGCGTCGGCGTCTTCGGGATGGACGAGCAGCGGTTCGTCGACCGCGTGACGGGCGAACTGCCGCCGCAACCGGCCAACGCCGAGCGTATCGTTCCCATCAATCTCGGGCAGGAGACGGTCGAGGACGACGAGGCGCTGGAACTGGAACTCGGGCCGAACAACTGCGCGGCGGGGCCGGTCGAGGCGGACTGAGGCGGGTCAGAACGGGAGGCGACGGCGGAGTTCGTCGAGCAGTCCCGGTTCCTCGTTCTCGTCGACGGGACCCACGACGGACTCGTCGGGTAGGATGACGGTGCGGCCGTTCTCCTGTTCGGCCTCGATGAGGTCGTCCTCCTTGAGGTCGGCCAGTGCCCCTTCGAGCGTGTCGATGTCTGCGTCGACGTGTGACCGGAGTTCGAAGACGGTCATTCCATCCTGGCTCCGGTCGGCCAGGGCGTCGAGTATCGCAACTTCGGTGGTGTCACGGTCGCGATACTCCGGCTTCGCTCGCATGTGAGATAGTAAGGCGTGGCGGTGACTTATAAGGACCGGCGCGAACGCGCGACGAGAGCGCGAGTACCGGCCGGCCAGCGGGAGGCCCCGTGCGAGCGCTGCGGCCGGTCAGTGGTACGTGACGTTGGAACAAGCAGTAGTCTTATGTGCCGCAGGCGGCCAGTCTGTGGCAATGAGTTTCAAGTGTTCGGTGTTCGGCCACCGCTTCGGCGACCCGGAGGTCGAACGGGAGCGCGAGGAGCAGGGCAGCGAGGTCGTCATCACCATCACGGAGACGGAGACCTGCAAGCGCTGCGGGGAGCGACGCGTCGTCTCCGAGAACAAGGAGGTGACGACGCTGGAGACGCCCTCGGACATCGTCGGCGACGACCTCCACGAGGACGATGACGGGGACGCGGACGACGATGACGGGGGCGTGGACGACGACGCGGGCGAGCAGGAACCGGTCGAGTCGGCACCGACGGCCGCCGCGCCGGAGACGACCGACGACGCGGAGGTCATCGACGAGGCCGAGGACGACGGGGCGGAGGTCCCACCGTCGACAGCCGACGCCGACGGCGAGACAGTCGACTCGGCGGAGTCGGGGACTGCGGACCCGACGGCCTGGCCCCAGGAGGACGACCCAGAGCCCGCGGAGGACGACGCGGTCATCTTGGACGAGGATGGCGACGAAGCGGACGACGACGGCCGCGCCCCCGGCGAGTGGCCCGACGAGGACGACGACGGCGACGACGACTGGGCGCCGAGCACCGACCCGGACCTCCAGGCGGTCGAGGACGAACAGCCCGACGTCGAGCCGACGAGCACGGCGGTGACGGTGCCCGAAGGCGAGTTCTACTGTCCGGAGTGCGAGTTCACCACGGCGGTCGAGGCGTCGTCGCTGCGGGAGGGTGACTTCTGCCCGGAGTGTCACCGCGGGTCGCTGACCCACCGGGCGGCCGAGGACTGACCGGACGGAGCGAACGGACACACACCGCGGCCACGGGGCCGCTGGCGGCGTCGCTTTTGAGCACAGCAGGCACGAAAAACGTAAGACGACGCCTCGCAAATGGCCGTCCATGCGTGAATACAAGATGCGTCGGGGCGAGCACCTGGAGGACCGCGTCGACGACATGGAAGCGTTCATCGAGGACTACTTCGGACCGATAACAGCCACTGAGGAGTACAAAAACGGCGAACTCCACGTCGTGGAGGAACCCGACAACCCGGTCTTCCAGCGCGTCGTCGCCGGCACCGTCGAGTACAGCGGCAAGAAGAACAAACTCGCGCTGGACATCGTGGAGCGCCCCGCCGAGGAGGTCATCGCCGAGGGGCACGTCGACGCCGCCGAGGACGCCGTCAACGCCAAGAACGACTTCCTGGAGGAGGCCACCGGCCGCGACGCGAAGGCCCGCCGCGACTCGATGAAACGCGACGTCGAGGACGACGCCGAAGCCCCCGACAACGTCTGACCCCGTTTTCCCGTTTCCTGCCCCACCCCGCGACAGACATTTACCCCTGCGTGCCATACGTTGACATACTCCGCAGTATGTTGCGGAGCGCGGCGCGAGGGCGGCGGCGGACCCTGGCAGGAGTCCGCGGCCGTCGTGCCGGTCGGCAGGTGCCGCCGGCATCGCCTGTCATAGTTTTCGCGGCACTCACTCGACGAGGCCGTAGCCCCGGCGGAACAGCCAGACGTTGAGCGCGACGACGACCACCGTGAGCGCAGCGAGCGCCCCCAGCGCGAGGTTCACCGGCACGTCCGAATACCCCAGGAAGCCGTAGCGGACGCCGTTGACCATGTGTACCATCGGATTGAGCAGCGAGAGCGTCCGGTAGGGTTCCGGCAGGGCGTCCAGCGCGTAGAAGACGCCGCCGAAGAACACCAGCGGGCGGATGATGAACTGGTTGAGCACCGTGAGGTAGTCGAAGTCGCGCGCCCAGAGGCCGCCGATGACGCCGAAGCCCGCGAAGAGCACCGAGATGAGGACGATGAACGTGGCCAGATAGACCGGGTGCGCAATCGGCAGCGTCGTCCCCGTCGCGAGCAGGAAGCCCACGCCGACGGCGGCGATGATGGCCCCGACGAGGATGCCCCGCACCGCCGAGGCGACGAGGTACGCCGCGACCATCGCGCGATGGGAGAGCGGCGACGTGAGGACCGCCTCGATGTAGTCGTTCCAGCGGCCGTGGAAGATGGAGAAGGAGGAGTTCTCGAAGGCGTTGGAGATGGCCCCGAGGACGACCAGGCCGGGGAGGATGAAGACTATGTACTGGAAGCCGGCGATGCGGTCGATGCGACCCCCGAGGACGACGCCGAAGACGGCGAAGTACAGCACGTTCGTTATCATCGGCGGGATGAACGTGTTGCGCGGCCGGCGGACGAACCGGAGAATCTCCCGGCGCAGCAGGGTGCGAAAGCCCCGCGTGCCGGCGGTCCCCTGCGACGTGTCGGTTCCCGTCTCGACGCCGGTCCCGGTCTCTGCGGCCGTTCCCCCGTCGGTGCGGCCGTCGTCGCTCATCGCTGGACCGCCCCCTCCTGGCGGGTCATGTCGACGAAGACCTCCTCCAGGGAGGCCCGCCGGATGTCGACGTCGCTGACCTCGTGGCCGGCGTACTCCAGTTCCCGCAGGATAGCGGGGACGACCGACCCGCTGCCGCGGGCGGTCACGACGAGGCGGTCGCCGTCCATCCGGGCGTCGACGACGCCCTCGTGGTCGAACGTCGGCACGGTCCGGGGCGCGTCGACGAAGCCGACGTCGACGGTGTCGGTGCCCCGCGCCGTGAGGTCGTCCGGCGTCGCTACCTCGACCTTCCGGCCCTGGTCGATGATGGCCACGCGGTCACAGAGGCGTTCGGCCTCCTCGATGTAGTGGGTCGTCAGCAGGATGGTCGTCCCGGCCTCGTTGAGGTCCTCGATGACCGACCAGAGGTCCCGGCGCAGTTGCACGTCCACCCCGGCGGTCGGTTCGTCGAGGATGAGCAGGTCGGGGTCGGAGACGAGCGCGCGAGCGAGCATGAACCGCCGTTTCATCCCGCCGGAGAGCCAGTCGAAGCGGGTGTCGGCCTTCTCCGCGATACCGACCGTCTCCAGCGCGTCGGCGGCGCGCTCGCTGGCCTCGCGGGGGCCGAAGCCGTGGTAGCCGGCCTTGTGTTCGAGGACTTCCTCGATGGGGAAAAAGCGGTCGACGTTGTACTCCTGGGGTGCGAGACCGATGCGGTCCCGGACCGCGCGGTAGTCCTCGCGGACGTCCAGGCCGAACACCTCGGCAGTGCCGCTGTCCAGGCGCGCCAGGCCGACGAGCGTGTTGATAAAGGTCGTCTTGCCGGCCCCATTGGGCCCGAGCAGGCCGAAGAACTCGCCCTCGTCGACAGTGAAGGAGAGCCCGTCCAGCGCCTGCACG contains:
- a CDS encoding YbjQ family protein — its product is MPISTGDAVPGREIVETLGIARGNTVRARNVGRDITQGLRNLAGGELKAYSTLLSAARDEALERMQDDAAEMGADAVVTVRMETSQITNGGSEVIAYGTAVRLD
- a CDS encoding DUF3179 domain-containing (seleno)protein; the encoded protein is MERRRFLASLAAAGGLAGCLAPAATRRETVAGNGDTATPRRLEGPLGRLGFPPDICEEERKENPGIDVITDPATAGGWRAHAVDARYRLGDGPGLAPDATVIGLADGGTARAYPLSVLWYHEAVNDRLAGRPVLVTYCPLCRSGMVADRRLDGTVATFDATGLLWAAPQLQEAVAEREGRTFGARRRGGEAPLRHSGNVVLVDDVSGSYWSQILAKAICGPMARRTLDIVPSTVATWEEWRRDHPDTAVLLPPPHSGTVRGGTVADG
- a CDS encoding rubrerythrin family protein, yielding MDGAALLDRVREDGQTELDRLGSEKALLAATEARLETDAVLVTAAAVLAEASETVASWSDAATADAAADVLQTAAETLGDARDRVVAELDDEVSTADIAAVDVPFLTLEADGDVERVATAAVALPLVLDRLFLQSVSFFVNEADTARADLFRDLRGATDDVLAAGQDALDAVCEDDADWDRAATAVTGTVDAAYDDYASRLDAMGFDPKPIC
- a CDS encoding MBL fold metallo-hydrolase; this encodes MSEDSYPDPPTDVPAVDPATLQSWLDAGEPVRLLDVRDRDELDQWRIEGDSVTATHIPYAKFMAAKVRDTVADLGADVDGDGPMTVVCGRGEASDFVAGLLTEAGFDARNLAGGMDAWGQLYQATELSTDGATVVQYRRPSSGCLAYMVVDGDEAVVVDPLAAFTDRYVADAEERGAEVVAVVDTHVHADHVSGLRALSEATGARRVLPEAAVERGVTFDAETIADGDEIPVGGTAIQVRALPGHTTGMAGLVVGGVLLSGDSLFLDSVARPDLQDGTDIESLARDLYASLTERLADLPDGTVLAPGHYDDGDERAGDGSYTALLGDVRERVGVFGMDEQRFVDRVTGELPPQPANAERIVPINLGQETVEDDEALELELGPNNCAAGPVEAD
- a CDS encoding DUF6432 family protein; the encoded protein is MRAKPEYRDRDTTEVAILDALADRSQDGMTVFELRSHVDADIDTLEGALADLKEDDLIEAEQENGRTVILPDESVVGPVDENEEPGLLDELRRRLPF
- a CDS encoding DUF7093 family protein, which codes for MSFKCSVFGHRFGDPEVEREREEQGSEVVITITETETCKRCGERRVVSENKEVTTLETPSDIVGDDLHEDDDGDADDDDGGVDDDAGEQEPVESAPTAAAPETTDDAEVIDEAEDDGAEVPPSTADADGETVDSAESGTADPTAWPQEDDPEPAEDDAVILDEDGDEADDDGRAPGEWPDEDDDGDDDWAPSTDPDLQAVEDEQPDVEPTSTAVTVPEGEFYCPECEFTTAVEASSLREGDFCPECHRGSLTHRAAED
- a CDS encoding DUF5611 family protein, translating into MREYKMRRGEHLEDRVDDMEAFIEDYFGPITATEEYKNGELHVVEEPDNPVFQRVVAGTVEYSGKKNKLALDIVERPAEEVIAEGHVDAAEDAVNAKNDFLEEATGRDAKARRDSMKRDVEDDAEAPDNV
- a CDS encoding ABC transporter permease; this translates as MSDDGRTDGGTAAETGTGVETGTDTSQGTAGTRGFRTLLRREILRFVRRPRNTFIPPMITNVLYFAVFGVVLGGRIDRIAGFQYIVFILPGLVVLGAISNAFENSSFSIFHGRWNDYIEAVLTSPLSHRAMVAAYLVASAVRGILVGAIIAAVGVGFLLATGTTLPIAHPVYLATFIVLISVLFAGFGVIGGLWARDFDYLTVLNQFIIRPLVFFGGVFYALDALPEPYRTLSLLNPMVHMVNGVRYGFLGYSDVPVNLALGALAALTVVVVALNVWLFRRGYGLVE
- a CDS encoding ABC transporter ATP-binding protein; translation: MTAAIDARDMRKSYGDVQALDGLSFTVDEGEFFGLLGPNGAGKTTFINTLVGLARLDSGTAEVFGLDVREDYRAVRDRIGLAPQEYNVDRFFPIEEVLEHKAGYHGFGPREASERAADALETVGIAEKADTRFDWLSGGMKRRFMLARALVSDPDLLILDEPTAGVDVQLRRDLWSVIEDLNEAGTTILLTTHYIEEAERLCDRVAIIDQGRKVEVATPDDLTARGTDTVDVGFVDAPRTVPTFDHEGVVDARMDGDRLVVTARGSGSVVPAILRELEYAGHEVSDVDIRRASLEEVFVDMTRQEGAVQR